A genome region from Salvia splendens isolate huo1 chromosome 19, SspV2, whole genome shotgun sequence includes the following:
- the LOC121779073 gene encoding uncharacterized protein At2g29880-like, with product MSDPRRFVPSGDGSRNTQGSSQYRRGNARRPVVPRRSWSDREEAVLMVAMKDLVAHGWKSDNGFQLGYLKKVEEWMQKEFPRTDLKANPHIQSKLTAVKKSYNSLAKILDRNGVGFNVHVDFKIDCDDDQWDQIQDSNARGMRTRSWPYWEDWKVIFGKDRANGGHAECVADAAANSSPDAPVTEIGESSDYHPSFEDFLGYDEQMQAMFANPRVGDSSTQSGANATANAQAPPKNKRKRKVREDDSGIVELLRTLHSETSARLETLALHIGYEMDLGKARAEIFGHLGNIPELTENERYDLCDIIGKENSRLEIFIGLPDASKVGYVKHVLEKEGRT from the exons ATGTCCGATCCTCGAAGATTTGTACCTTCTGGTGATGGTAGCCGGAACACACAAG GGAGTAGCCAATACCGAAGGGGAAATGCTCGTCGACCTGTTGTTCCCCGTCGTTCTTGGTCTGATCGTGAGGAGGCCGTCCTCATGGTTGCCATGAAGGATTTGGTCGCCCATGGGTGGAAATCGGATAATGGGTTCCAATTAGGCTACTTGAAGAAGGTGGAGGAATGGATGCAAAAGGAGTTTCCGAGAACCGATTTGAAAGCTAATCCGCATATTCAGTCTAAGTTAACGGCTGTAAAGAAAAGCTACAACTCACTGGCAAAGATCCTTGATCGTAATGGTGTCGGGTTCAATGTGCATGTAGATTTTAAGATTGACTGTGATGATGATCAGTGGGACCAAATC CAAGACAGCAATGCCCGCGGAATGCGCACAAGGTCCTGGCCCTACTGGGAAGACTGGAAGGTTATCTTCGGCAAAGACAGGGCAAATGGTGGCCATGCCGAATGTGTTGCTGATGCGGCTGCGAATAGTTCGCCAGATGCGCCTGTTACGGAAATAGGTGAGAGTAGTGATTATCATCCCAGCTTCGAAGATTTTCTAGGTTATGATGAGCAGATGCAGGCTATGTTTGCGAATCCAAGGGTTGGTGACAGTAGCACGCAGAGTGGGGCGAACGCTACTGCGAATGCTCAGGCTCCACCTAAAAACAAGCGCAAACGCAAAGTCCGGGAGGATGATAGCGGCATAGTTGAATTACTGAGAACGTTGCACTCCGAGACCAGTGCTCGTTTGGAGACCTTGGCATTACACATAGGGTACGAGATGGATTTGGGTAAAGCAAGGGCGGAAATCTTTGGTCATTTGGGAAACATACCAGAGCTGACCGAGAATGAGAGGTACGATCTGTGTGACATTATTGGTAAAGAGAACTCTCGGCTAGAGATCTTCATAGGACTCCCTGATGCTTCGAAGGTCGGATATGTGAAGCATGTCTTGGAGAAAGAAGGTCGCACCTAG